A stretch of Xenopus laevis strain J_2021 chromosome 8S, Xenopus_laevis_v10.1, whole genome shotgun sequence DNA encodes these proteins:
- the foxa1.S gene encoding forkhead box protein A1-B, with amino-acid sequence MLGIVKMEGHETTDWSNYYQDAQEGYSSVPVSNMPQGLATMNTYMTMNPMSSGSNITSGSFNMPYGNSGLGAGLSPSGMSGMGSAGAMNGMGSGVPSMGSALSPSNMNAIQSAQQASMNSLSYSSMNSGMSPMGYGATNINRTRDSKTFRRSYPHAKPPYSYISLITMAIQQAPSKMLTLSEIYQWIMDLFPYYRQNQQRWQNSIRHSLSFNDCFIKVSRSPDKPGKGSYWTLHPDSGNMFENGCYLRRQKRFKCEKTQGGKGNQDGRKDHSGPSSPLHRVHGKSSQMDSSSSMSNPSSSPQALEHNGSNGEMKPQVAAGPSPLSSHQNHSTHSLAHETHIHLKGDPHYSFNHPFSINNLMSSSEQQHKLDFKAYEQALQQYSSYGGGLQGMPLGSPSMTGRGTIEPSALEPTYYQGVYSRPVLNTS; translated from the coding sequence TTCAGTGCCGGTCAGTAACATGCCCCAGGGCTTGGCCACTATGAACACTTACATGACTATGAATCCCATGAGCTCCGGCAGTAACATCACATCAGGCTCATTTAATATGCCCTATGGCAACTCCGGCCTGGGAGCGGGACTGAGCCCCAGTGGAATGTCTGGAATGGGATCAGCCGGTGCAATGAATGGAATGGGGTCTGGAGTCCCCTCTATGGGCAGCGCTCTGAGCCCCTCTAATATGAACGCCATCCAATCAGCCCAACAAGCCTCAATGAACTCTTTGTCCTATTCCAGCATGAACTCGGGCATGAGCCCCATGGGCTACGGGGCGACCAATATTAACAGGACAAGGGACAGCAAAACGTTCCGGAGAAGTTACCCCCACGCGAAACCCCCTTATTCGTACATCTCTCTGATCACCATGGCCATTCAGCAGGCGCCCAGTAAAATGCTGACTCTGAGCGAGATCTACCAGTGGATCATGGACCTGTTTCCCTACTACCGGCAAAACCAGCAGCGCTGGCAGAACTCCATCAGGCACTCCCTGTCCTTCAACGACTGCTTTATTAAGGTCTCCAGGTCCCCAGACAAGCCGGGCAAAGGCTCTTACTGGACTTTGCACCCCGATTCTGGGAACATGTTTGAGAATGGCTGTTACCTCCGCAGGCAGAAGCGATTTAAATGCGAGAAAACGCAAGGGGGGAAAGGCAACCAAGATGGCAGGAAAGATCATTCTGGTCCATCGTCTCCATTGCACCGGGTCCATGGCAAGTCCAGCCAGATGGACAGCAGTTCCTCCATGTCCAACCCTTCCAGTAGCCCTCAAGCCTTGGAACACAACGGTTCTAATGGGGAGATGAAACCTCAAGTAGCAGCTGGTCCTTCTCCTCTTTCTTCTCACCAGAACCATTCTACTCACTCATTGGCCCATGAAACCCATATTCACCTCAAGGGAGACCCCCATTATTCCTTCAACCACCCATTCTCCATTAACAATTTAATGTCATCCTCAGAGCAACAGCACAAACTGGACTTCAAAGCCTATGAGCAGGCTCTCCAGCAGTATTCCTCTTATGGTGGGGGGCTCCAAGGAATGCCTTTGGGGAGCCCCTCTATGACTGGGAGAGGGACCATTGAACCTTCAGCCCTGGAACCCACATACTACCAAGGGGTGTATTCCAGGCCTGTCCTAAACACCTCCTAG